DNA sequence from the Novipirellula galeiformis genome:
CGGCGTCGCCGAAGTGATCTAGCTTGACGTCCATCCGGTCCATGACCGAAAGGTACAAACTGCACAGCTTTCGATTCTCGTCCCCCTTGTCGATGTAATCGAGCACGCGGCCGGTCTCGAGTCCGCCTGACAAACCGCCGGTCAACAACACGGGAACCTTGTTCGAATCGTGTGCGTTCCCCGACCACATGCTCGAAATGAACAGCAAACACGAATGGTCTAGCACCGTGCCGTCCCCTTCGGGCATCGCATCCAACTTGCTGGCCAAGTAAGCGTACTGGCTACAGTAGTACCGCGAGATCCGTTCATACTCGTCCGACTTGTCGCGGTGAGACGCCGAGTGATGCGTGCTTTGCACATCGAGGAACGGATAAAACAATCCCGACAAGTCACGGTTTAGCAGCAGCGTGGCGACGCGAGATTTGTCGGTCTGGAAACCGAGTGCCACGATGTCACACATCAACCGCATGTGTTCGCGAATGTCTTCGGGCAACCCATCGTCGGGACGTTTCATCATCGCGATCGTTTTGCCATGATCCTTGGCCCGCGACGCAGCCTTGTCACGAGCTGCCCGCATCGACGCGGCTCGCTTTTCGACTTCACGGACGCTGCTCAAATACTCTTCGAGCTTCGCCTTGTCCGCCGAGCTGACTCGGTGACTCAGCGACACGGCGTCTTCACGAACGCGGTCCAGGATGCTCTCGTTGCGACGGCTGCCGTGATTGTCAAACAACGCGTCAAAGGCGAGCGATGGATAGACTTCCATTGGCACCGGAGACGTCGAGTTCTGCCATGAGATGTGCGAACTGTAGGCCATTGAAAAGTTGGTTTCATGATAACCGGTCACCGGTTGCTCACAGCCCAAGACCATGCTGGGCACTGCCGTCTGCTCTTGAAAATGGTTCGCCAGCATTTGATCCATGCTAATGCCGCCACGCAGCTCGGATCCCTTTTGCAGCGACGCTCCCGACAAGATATTTCCGGTTTGTCCCGGGTGAATGCCAACGCCTGTCGCATTTTCGTTGAACAGCCCGGTGATGAAATTCATCTTGTGTTTCAGCGGTTCCATCGGCTGCAAACTCTTGCCCAATTCCATCTGGTCGCCACTTCCCTTGGCCCACCAATGGTCGCTGTTAATGCCGCACCCCATAAAGACCGCCGCAAAGCGTTTTGGCGAAACGACGGGATCGTTACCCACGACGGTTTCGGCTCCCCAAACGGGAATCGATTCCAACCACGGCAGCGCCATCGCAACGCCGGTTCCTCGCAACAGCGTGCGGCGAGACAGCCGATGTGGGACCGATGACGTCGACGGGCCGAATGGTTTTTGTTGGGATGAGTTCATCTTTGTTTTCATCACTCGAGTTCCAATTGGGTTCGTTTATTTAGAAACGCCGGGCTCGTCACGATCACTTCGATCATGCTGCTGAAACGGTAATCCTGTTTCGCCAGCGTTGACCGCATCTGAGCAATCGTCGCCTCGTCGGAAAGTTGCAGCGTGCGTCCAAGTCCATACGCCAACATTTTACGACACAAATTTTCAACAAAGTCGTCTTGTCGTTGGTCGCGAATGTATCGCAGCAGCCCCGCGAGTCCGCTGCCTTCGCTCTTGTCCGGGAACACCGCGGTGTCATCCACGGCGCGGCCGCCAAGATCGGTGTCACGCGATTCGCCCACAGGGCCGTAACCTTCAAAAGCGAGTCCAAAGGAATCGATCCGCTCGTGACAGCTCGCACAACTCGCATCCGCACGATGACGGGCAAGGGCCTCGCGAAGCGTCAGATCGCCCAGTTTGGATTCGTCTTCGGGAAGCTCAGGAACTGTTGGCGGCGGCGCGGGCACGTTCTCACCCAGCATCCGTTTGACCACCCAATTCCCGCGTTTCACCGGACTGGTACGTAGCCCTGGCGAGTTGTAGGTCAAAAAGACTGCCATCGGCAACATTCCGCCGCGTCCCCAACGACTTGCCTCATCGAGTTTGCTCCAACCATGAATGCTATCCGCAATCTGTTCCGCGGGCACACCATAATGTTTCGCCAACTCGGGATTCACGAAGGTGTGATCGGCATACAAACACTCCAGCAGCGAGGCGTCGCGGTCGATCACGTCTAAAAAGAAGCGAACCGGTTCCTCATACATCGCCTGGCGCAATTCATCGGTGAACTGGGGAAAACGACCTCGATCGACTCCGTTGTGCTGTTCGAATCGTCGAAAATCGAGCCAGTTGCCTGCGAACTCTGTCGCCAATCCATGCACCCGTTTGTCCCGCAACATGCGGCGAACTTGGTCCACCAACACGTCGGGCTCGTGCAGACGCCCCGACTCGGCAATCTGTATCAGCGTCGGGTCAGGCATACTGGACCACAAAAAGTAACTCAGCCGACTTGCCAGCGCCACATCATCAAGCGGCTGTACGCTCTGAGACGCAAGTAACGATTCCGACTCACTGTGAGATTCGCCCGGAAGATCGACGCGATAACAAAAGTGGGGTGACATCAACACGCGAATCACACTGTCACGAATCGCATCTTCGTGACTCAATCCATCCACGTCACGCAGCATTTGATAAAACGCTTTGACGTCCTCGCCTTCTTGGCTCGACAGCGGTCGGCGAAAGGCACGCTCGGTGAATGTGACTAACGCCTGAACATGAACCGGTTCCGACTGTATGCGCAACTGCTCTAGTTTCCGGAACGTCGCGGACATATCGTCAAAGTAGCGACGGATCGCAGCCAAAGCCTGATCGCTCGATCCCAATCGGCGAGCCTTGGCGATGTAAACGTCCGACAAACCTTGGACCTTTTCTACGGACGTCGCATCCTTGTCCTCGGCGCGATAACGGTCGAATTCCCGGTCCCGCATGAAGGTCGAGTCGGTACGGTCAAACCAGATGAATCCGCTGTATTGCCGCATCGGTGCCGAGGTCACGAAATCAAGCTCTAACCACAACCGATCGATTTCTTGCTGCTGCGATTCATCGAGCATCAAATCATACAGCGGCGCATCATCGCGAAAGTATCCCATTTGGCTATGGAATCCCGCGCTCAAAAATCGTCCTGTTAACTTCTTTTCCTTTTTCGGGTCCAAGTAAACCCGGGCGCGTTCGGAGATGAAAAAGGCATCGGGAAAAATGCTACAGAACCGCTCAAGCGATTCACGCATCTGATCCTTCGCCGCGTCATCGGCAGTCGACATCACCTTGGCGGCGATGGAGTCCGCGGGTAAACCGAGATCACCCTCGGGCAAGGGTTCGCCGGAGTAACGTCGACGATTCTCTACAAATTGCTGGTTCTTCCACAGCACCAACGGCTGAGATCCGTTGTTCATTTGGGGCGAGGTCAAGTTCGGTACTTTCGGAACCAAGCTCGCGCGTAGCGTCGTGACAAACTTGGCCATTTGTTTGCACTGCGTTTGTGCGTCGACTTGATGTGCTTCCGTCGCCTCCGTGGGCAACTCACGCCACATTGCCTGCAGCGCCGCGATGGCGCCTACCGACTCCGCTTCGCCCGTCAACATCCCCCACAACGTCTCGGCATATCGCTCGCTCAAACCGTGCTGGCGAGCGAGTTCAGTCAACGTTACGCCGGAGCGTGCAAACGCGTCTCGATTTTGGTACCGCCAAAGCAGCATGAAGTAGGCGTCATAGTCAGTCCGTTGTCGCTTGTAGAGATCGACAATCCGATTGACACAGAACTTGTCGCGGTCCGTGTTCGTGATAACGGGATGGGGTGCGAACTCGAATCCCGTCGGCGTTAACGCCAAGTGCTCCGCCACGGATTGCCCGGCCGCGAGATATTTTTTCAACAGGGCAGGGGACATCGTTAGCGATTCACCCGAGTTGTCGAAGCCCGCTTCGTTGGCCGGGTCAATCGGAAACGCGTTAGCCGGTTGGATATCCACCCCCGTCAAATCACGGATCGTGTAGTTGTACTCGGCGTTACTAAGTCGACGCGCCAACACAACGCCGGGATCCCCGGCAGTGCGTTTGGCCTCGGTATCTTTGACCGCTTCGATCCAGCGGATGACCGACTCTCGCTGCGCGGGGGTTGGCTGCTCGTCGGCATCGTCCGGAGGCATATCGCCCGCTTCGAGTCGTTCGAGTACGACCATCCAGTGGCGAAAATTCTTGACCACCGATGCCAGATCCTGGTCGACACTCAAATCCAAGTCACCTTCGCGAGTGACGTCGTTGTGACATGCGACACAGTGCGTCTGCAACACAGGCTGCACGGTGTCGCGAAAGATGACGGCCAGCGGTTCTTCGGCGATCGCACCAATCGCGGGAACGACGAAGAACCAAGCAATAATGAAACGCAGCGTTTTCATGAGTGCGTTCGATAACGGTGGGGCAGGGGAGAACTGCAAAAAATCGCAGCAGAGGTGGGCACGAGCCAAAGCATCGCGTATGCCACACCAGTCTACTGACTGTCGTCTTGCGGATGCCACTTGATTTCGGACTTACCCACGATAAAACCAGAATTGGGAAGAAAATTCGCCTCGTCGCGACACTCGCCAAGAGTTTCGACCGCGATGTTGGGGTACAGCCGCTAGCGGCATAGACTCGATGCTCCACCACCTCGACAGGCTGACAGCCCACCCTACCAGTTCGATGACAGGCGGGAAGCCTTCCCCACATTCACAGGCTGGCCGCCTGGGCTACTAAACCCGTCGCGGGTTGCGGGAAACAGCAACCCTACAGCAACAAAGCAAACGAGATGGTACACGGTGTGCTTGCTAGAGTTTGAGAGTGGAAAAACTTTCATGCTCCCGAGGTTCACCATGAATTCGAACTCGATTCACCATTCATGCTGGATTGAATCCAATCCATTGTCGCAACGCTTTGATCGATTGACGTCCACGCATACCAGCGATGTTGCTGTCGTGGGAGGCGGAATCACAGGATTGTCCGTAGCCTTGGAATTGCGACACCGCGGATTCAGTGTGGCTGTCTATGAAGCGTCCGTGATCGGTGCGGGAACCACCGGAGGCAGCACCGGCCACCTAGACGCGCATCCGGAAATCGGTTGCCAAGAATTATTGTCAAAGCTTGGGGAGGATGCCGGCCGCGAGTATGTCCAGCTTCGTCAAGCAGCGATTGCTGCGATCGAACATCGCGCCGCAGATTGCTGTGATTTCACGCGCGTCCCCGCTTTCGATTACTCCGAACGCGGTGATGATGCCTCCTCGATTCGGAAGGATTATGACGCAGCGATCAAGCTGGGACTGCCCGTGTCGTGGTGTGACTCGGCACCGTTACCCTTCGCGGCGGTCGGCTACCAAATCGACGCCATGGCTCGAATGGACTGCATGGCGTACCTGCGGCGATTGACCGATTTGGTGATCGAGTCAGGGGGCCAAATTTTCGAGAACTCGATGGCCCAAGTCTCGCTCGAACCACACACATCGGAGTTATCGGTCGGTGACGGCACGGCCAAGTTCGAGCACCTCGTGTTAGCGGCCCACTGCAACAAAACCGACTCGATCGCCTTGGACGTGCAGACGCCAGCGTATCAGTCATACGCACTGCTTGCCGAAGTGGCGGACCCGCCTATAGACGCATTATTTTGGGACAATTCGGATCCCTATTTCTATCTTCGCCGCTGGAAAAGTACATCGCCGAATAAGATCATCGTGGGCGGCTGCGACCATCGCACCGGCGACGGCGATACCAAACAAGCCGAAGCAAAACTCGAAGAATACGTCCGTCAACATTTCGAAGTTCGATCGATCGAGTCGCGATGGAGTGCCGAGTTCTTCGATCCGACCGATGGATTGCCGATGATCGGTAAGGCACCAGGCAAAAAGAACGTGTGGATCGCAACCGGGTTAAGCGGCGTCGGCTTGACCTGGGGCACGGCGGCCGGTTGGTTGATCGCCGACCAGATTTTCCGCGGCACCTCGACGCTGCAAGAACAACTGTCTCCGTCGCGAATAAATGCAGCTGGACTTGCCGGTGCGGTCACCGAGATGGCAGCTCCAGTCAAAGGAATGGCTCAGAGAATCTTGCCAGCGAAAAATATCGATCCGGCGACGCTTCGTCCAGGCCAAGGAGCGGTGGGGAATGTCGATGGAGTTCACACGGCGATCTGCAGAGACAAAAGCGGCACGCTGCACCGCTGTGATCCGATGTGCACCCACATGGGCGGCACCGTGTCGTGGAACGAAGCCGAACAAACATGGGATTGCCCGGTCCATGGTGGCCGCTTCGCGAACTGCGGCAAACGAATTTATGGTCCGCCGGAACAAGACTTGCAACCAAAGCAAAAGTAGCCAAGCAACAACAC
Encoded proteins:
- a CDS encoding DUF1552 domain-containing protein, which produces MALPWLESIPVWGAETVVGNDPVVSPKRFAAVFMGCGINSDHWWAKGSGDQMELGKSLQPMEPLKHKMNFITGLFNENATGVGIHPGQTGNILSGASLQKGSELRGGISMDQMLANHFQEQTAVPSMVLGCEQPVTGYHETNFSMAYSSHISWQNSTSPVPMEVYPSLAFDALFDNHGSRRNESILDRVREDAVSLSHRVSSADKAKLEEYLSSVREVEKRAASMRAARDKAASRAKDHGKTIAMMKRPDDGLPEDIREHMRLMCDIVALGFQTDKSRVATLLLNRDLSGLFYPFLDVQSTHHSASHRDKSDEYERISRYYCSQYAYLASKLDAMPEGDGTVLDHSCLLFISSMWSGNAHDSNKVPVLLTGGLSGGLETGRVLDYIDKGDENRKLCSLYLSVMDRMDVKLDHFGDAEKQLADL
- a CDS encoding DUF1592 domain-containing protein; protein product: MKTLRFIIAWFFVVPAIGAIAEEPLAVIFRDTVQPVLQTHCVACHNDVTREGDLDLSVDQDLASVVKNFRHWMVVLERLEAGDMPPDDADEQPTPAQRESVIRWIEAVKDTEAKRTAGDPGVVLARRLSNAEYNYTIRDLTGVDIQPANAFPIDPANEAGFDNSGESLTMSPALLKKYLAAGQSVAEHLALTPTGFEFAPHPVITNTDRDKFCVNRIVDLYKRQRTDYDAYFMLLWRYQNRDAFARSGVTLTELARQHGLSERYAETLWGMLTGEAESVGAIAALQAMWRELPTEATEAHQVDAQTQCKQMAKFVTTLRASLVPKVPNLTSPQMNNGSQPLVLWKNQQFVENRRRYSGEPLPEGDLGLPADSIAAKVMSTADDAAKDQMRESLERFCSIFPDAFFISERARVYLDPKKEKKLTGRFLSAGFHSQMGYFRDDAPLYDLMLDESQQQEIDRLWLELDFVTSAPMRQYSGFIWFDRTDSTFMRDREFDRYRAEDKDATSVEKVQGLSDVYIAKARRLGSSDQALAAIRRYFDDMSATFRKLEQLRIQSEPVHVQALVTFTERAFRRPLSSQEGEDVKAFYQMLRDVDGLSHEDAIRDSVIRVLMSPHFCYRVDLPGESHSESESLLASQSVQPLDDVALASRLSYFLWSSMPDPTLIQIAESGRLHEPDVLVDQVRRMLRDKRVHGLATEFAGNWLDFRRFEQHNGVDRGRFPQFTDELRQAMYEEPVRFFLDVIDRDASLLECLYADHTFVNPELAKHYGVPAEQIADSIHGWSKLDEASRWGRGGMLPMAVFLTYNSPGLRTSPVKRGNWVVKRMLGENVPAPPPTVPELPEDESKLGDLTLREALARHRADASCASCHERIDSFGLAFEGYGPVGESRDTDLGGRAVDDTAVFPDKSEGSGLAGLLRYIRDQRQDDFVENLCRKMLAYGLGRTLQLSDEATIAQMRSTLAKQDYRFSSMIEVIVTSPAFLNKRTQLELE
- a CDS encoding FAD-dependent oxidoreductase, whose protein sequence is MNSNSIHHSCWIESNPLSQRFDRLTSTHTSDVAVVGGGITGLSVALELRHRGFSVAVYEASVIGAGTTGGSTGHLDAHPEIGCQELLSKLGEDAGREYVQLRQAAIAAIEHRAADCCDFTRVPAFDYSERGDDASSIRKDYDAAIKLGLPVSWCDSAPLPFAAVGYQIDAMARMDCMAYLRRLTDLVIESGGQIFENSMAQVSLEPHTSELSVGDGTAKFEHLVLAAHCNKTDSIALDVQTPAYQSYALLAEVADPPIDALFWDNSDPYFYLRRWKSTSPNKIIVGGCDHRTGDGDTKQAEAKLEEYVRQHFEVRSIESRWSAEFFDPTDGLPMIGKAPGKKNVWIATGLSGVGLTWGTAAGWLIADQIFRGTSTLQEQLSPSRINAAGLAGAVTEMAAPVKGMAQRILPAKNIDPATLRPGQGAVGNVDGVHTAICRDKSGTLHRCDPMCTHMGGTVSWNEAEQTWDCPVHGGRFANCGKRIYGPPEQDLQPKQK